The following proteins are co-located in the Halarcobacter sp. genome:
- a CDS encoding P-II family nitrogen regulator, with translation MKKIEAVIKPFKLEDVKDALTQAGITGMTVSDVKGYGRQQGHSELYRGAEYVVDFLPKIKIELIVAEDDVDSTIDLIINSAKTGKIGDGKIFVSAIEKTVRIRTGEEDEDAL, from the coding sequence ATGAAAAAAATTGAAGCAGTAATTAAACCATTTAAATTAGAAGATGTAAAAGATGCATTAACACAAGCAGGGATAACAGGTATGACTGTTTCTGATGTGAAAGGGTATGGTAGACAACAAGGTCACTCTGAATTATATAGAGGGGCAGAATATGTAGTTGATTTTTTACCAAAAATTAAAATTGAATTAATTGTTGCAGAAGATGATGTAGATTCAACTATAGATCTTATTATTAATTCTGCAAAAACTGGAAAAATTGGTGATGGTAAAATTTTTGTATCTGCAATTGAAAAAACTGTAAGAATTAGAACAGGTGAAGAAGACGAGGACGCATTATAA
- a CDS encoding P-II family nitrogen regulator, with amino-acid sequence MKKIEAIIKPFKLEDVKEALVENGIAGMTVSDVKGYGRQQGHSELYRGAEYVVDFLAKIKIEVIVNEEDVDSTINVIVEAAKTGKIGDGKIFVTSVDEVVRIRTEQRGSEAV; translated from the coding sequence ATGAAGAAAATAGAAGCAATTATTAAACCGTTTAAACTTGAAGATGTTAAAGAAGCATTAGTTGAAAATGGAATCGCAGGTATGACTGTATCTGATGTAAAGGGATATGGTAGACAACAAGGTCACTCTGAATTATACAGAGGGGCTGAGTATGTGGTTGATTTCTTAGCTAAAATTAAAATTGAAGTTATCGTTAATGAAGAAGATGTAGATTCTACAATTAATGTAATTGTTGAAGCTGCAAAAACTGGAAAAATTGGTGATGGTAAAATATTCGTTACTTCAGTTGATGAAGTTGTTAGAATTAGAACAGAACAAAGAGGTTCTGAAGCTGTATAA
- the amt gene encoding ammonium transporter: MENFNDLKYILDGFLFVFSGVLVMWMAAGFAMLESGLTRSKNNATVLTKNIALFAISCIMYYFIGYNLMYGDGSAFMGSFSTISMESAADASYPAAADFFFQVMFVATAASVISGTIAERMKLWPFLIFVVVLSGVIYPIQGHWTWGGTELGGLIAGFSDFAGSTIVHSVGGWAALAGVLILGARKGKYSKDGKVRPIPGSNLTLATLGTFILWMGWFGFNGGSQLALGSKADIDGIALVVADTNMAAAAGAVMAALLTQLLYKKVDLTMVLNGALAGLVSCTAGPDLGMLVAFIEGLVGGALVVFAVPFFDKLKIDDPVGALSVHLVAGIWGTIAVGIFNPDVTILAQIKGVVVIGAFVFIVSFIVWKILDVIMGLRVDEETEITGLDIHETGLECYPEFKKA; the protein is encoded by the coding sequence ATGGAAAATTTTAACGACTTAAAATACATATTAGATGGTTTTCTATTTGTGTTTTCTGGTGTATTAGTAATGTGGATGGCAGCAGGTTTTGCAATGCTAGAATCAGGTTTAACAAGATCAAAGAATAACGCGACAGTATTAACTAAGAATATCGCATTATTTGCAATATCTTGTATTATGTACTATTTTATTGGTTACAATTTAATGTACGGTGATGGTTCGGCTTTCATGGGAAGCTTCTCAACAATTTCAATGGAAAGTGCAGCTGATGCTTCTTATCCAGCAGCAGCTGACTTCTTCTTCCAAGTTATGTTCGTTGCAACTGCAGCTTCTGTAATCTCAGGAACAATTGCTGAAAGAATGAAGTTATGGCCATTCTTAATTTTTGTTGTTGTTTTAAGTGGTGTAATTTATCCAATCCAAGGTCACTGGACATGGGGTGGAACTGAGTTAGGTGGATTAATCGCAGGATTCTCTGACTTCGCTGGTTCTACAATTGTTCACTCTGTTGGTGGATGGGCAGCATTAGCTGGTGTATTAATCTTAGGTGCTAGAAAAGGTAAATATTCTAAAGATGGTAAAGTAAGACCAATTCCTGGTTCAAACTTAACACTTGCTACATTAGGTACATTTATTTTATGGATGGGATGGTTTGGATTTAATGGTGGTTCTCAATTAGCATTAGGTTCAAAAGCTGATATTGATGGAATAGCTTTAGTTGTTGCCGATACAAATATGGCTGCTGCAGCTGGTGCTGTTATGGCTGCTTTATTAACTCAACTTCTATACAAAAAAGTTGATTTAACTATGGTGTTAAATGGTGCTTTAGCTGGTCTTGTATCTTGTACAGCTGGTCCAGACTTAGGTATGTTAGTTGCATTTATTGAAGGTCTTGTTGGTGGTGCTCTTGTAGTATTTGCTGTACCATTCTTCGATAAGTTAAAAATTGATGATCCAGTTGGTGCATTATCAGTTCACTTAGTAGCTGGTATCTGGGGAACAATCGCAGTTGGTATCTTTAATCCAGATGTAACAATCCTTGCTCAAATCAAAGGTGTTGTTGTTATTGGTGCATTTGTATTCATCGTATCATTTATTGTATGGAAGATTTTAGATGTTATCATGGGATTAAGAGTAGATGAAGAGACTGAAATTACTGGACTTGATATCCACGAAACTGGATTAGAGTGTTACCCAGAGTTCAAAAAAGCTTAA
- the pyrC gene encoding dihydroorotase yields the protein MQTFTVNTALDMHLHLRDEEMLKLVAPLSSKTFAGALVMPNLVPPVTTKEALLAYKQRIIEACGKDEFEPKMTLFFKNDYSYEFLEEMKDEIIAIKLYPAGITTNSETGVASMDVEVLRPTLETMSKLGIPLCIHGETNGFVMDREKEFMPIYESIASSFPELKIIMEHITTKDAVNLLDKYDNLYATVTLHHLLITLDDVAGGMLQPHLFCKPIAKRPEDRSALLEAALNAHPKLMFGSDSAPHPKHKKECCGCAAGVFTSPIALQVLADLFETNGKLENLNSFVSLNAQKIYNYKPKEKLIKLIKKDFFVPDAYRYNNELVVPMFAGEKLSWSIEE from the coding sequence ATGCAGACTTTTACTGTAAATACAGCTTTAGATATGCATCTTCATCTAAGAGATGAAGAGATGTTAAAGCTTGTTGCTCCTTTAAGTTCAAAAACATTTGCAGGTGCTTTAGTTATGCCAAACTTAGTACCACCTGTAACTACAAAAGAGGCTTTATTAGCATATAAACAAAGAATTATTGAAGCATGTGGTAAAGATGAATTTGAGCCTAAAATGACTCTATTTTTTAAAAATGATTATTCATATGAATTTTTAGAAGAGATGAAAGATGAGATAATTGCAATCAAACTTTATCCTGCGGGTATTACTACAAACTCTGAAACTGGTGTAGCATCAATGGATGTAGAAGTATTAAGACCAACTTTAGAAACAATGAGTAAATTGGGAATTCCTTTATGTATTCATGGGGAAACAAATGGTTTTGTAATGGATAGAGAAAAAGAGTTCATGCCAATTTATGAATCAATTGCTTCTTCCTTTCCAGAATTAAAAATTATTATGGAACATATTACAACAAAAGATGCAGTAAACTTATTAGATAAATATGATAATTTATATGCAACTGTAACTTTACATCATTTACTTATTACTTTGGATGATGTAGCTGGAGGAATGTTGCAACCACATCTTTTTTGTAAACCAATTGCAAAAAGACCAGAAGATAGAAGTGCTTTATTAGAAGCTGCATTAAATGCTCACCCAAAACTAATGTTTGGAAGCGATTCCGCACCCCATCCAAAACATAAAAAAGAGTGTTGTGGCTGTGCTGCAGGAGTTTTCACTTCGCCAATAGCTTTACAAGTTTTAGCGGATCTTTTTGAAACAAATGGAAAATTAGAAAATTTAAATAGTTTTGTAAGTTTAAATGCTCAAAAAATTTATAATTATAAACCAAAAGAGAAATTAATAAAATTAATAAAAAAAGATTTTTTTGTTCCTGATGCTTATAGATATAACAATGAATTAGTTGTACCTATGTTTGCAGGAGAGAAACTATCTTGGAGTATAGAAGAGTAG
- a CDS encoding ammonium transporter, translating to MDLQSISYVIDTFFAIFAMTLIIFMVPGFAMLEAGLVRTKNVSAVLMVNTMIYAIASLAFLLVGYSIAFGDFGSDAMSKWAAFLFQMAFVGKVINIMSGGVSERAKVIPLALFTVIMGGFIYPTVVNWSWGSDMLEGTFLDISMYDLAGSTVIHSTGGWALLAAILIIGSRHGRYTKEGGVRVIPASNIPLVTLGAFLLWIGWFGFNGGSVGSISSKEAADAVALTIMNTNTAGLAGAIVVGILMYILYKKLDITMILNGALGGLVAITAGPDLYNIYTPILIGAIGGVIVVIGVSLFDKLRLDDPVGALSVHLLNGIWGTLAVGIFASNGDDITFLGQLKGVVVVGVFAFIVSFVVLYIINIIIPLRADRDEEMQGLDVDECGLEAYPEFKRAF from the coding sequence ATGGACTTACAATCGATAAGTTATGTTATTGATACTTTTTTTGCAATTTTTGCAATGACACTAATTATCTTTATGGTTCCAGGTTTTGCTATGTTAGAAGCTGGACTTGTTAGAACAAAAAATGTTTCAGCTGTACTAATGGTTAACACTATGATTTATGCAATTGCTTCATTAGCATTTTTATTAGTTGGATATTCAATAGCTTTTGGAGATTTTGGTAGTGATGCAATGTCTAAATGGGCAGCATTTTTATTCCAAATGGCATTTGTAGGAAAAGTTATAAATATAATGTCAGGTGGAGTTAGTGAGAGAGCAAAAGTGATTCCTTTAGCATTATTCACAGTTATAATGGGTGGTTTTATTTACCCTACAGTAGTAAATTGGTCATGGGGAAGTGATATGCTTGAAGGTACATTTTTAGATATAAGTATGTATGACTTAGCAGGTTCAACAGTAATCCATTCGACAGGTGGATGGGCTCTTTTAGCTGCAATATTAATTATTGGTTCTAGACATGGAAGATATACAAAAGAGGGTGGAGTAAGAGTAATTCCCGCTTCAAATATTCCTTTAGTAACATTAGGAGCCTTCCTTTTATGGATTGGGTGGTTTGGCTTTAATGGTGGAAGTGTAGGTTCAATTTCTTCAAAAGAAGCAGCAGATGCTGTTGCATTAACTATAATGAACACAAATACAGCAGGGCTTGCTGGTGCTATTGTTGTTGGTATTTTGATGTATATTTTATATAAAAAACTTGATATTACAATGATTTTAAATGGTGCACTTGGTGGTTTAGTTGCAATTACAGCAGGACCAGATTTATATAATATATATACTCCAATTTTAATAGGTGCAATAGGGGGAGTTATTGTTGTAATTGGTGTATCATTATTTGATAAATTAAGACTTGATGACCCAGTAGGAGCCTTATCTGTACATCTTTTAAATGGTATTTGGGGTACTTTAGCTGTAGGAATTTTCGCAAGCAATGGGGATGATATAACCTTTTTAGGGCAATTAAAAGGTGTCGTTGTTGTCGGTGTATTTGCATTTATTGTTTCTTTTGTTGTTTTATATATTATTAATATTATAATTCCATTACGAGCAGATAGAGATGAAGAGATGCAAGGTCTAGATGTAGATGAATGTGGTTTAGAAGCATATCCAGAATTTAAAAGGGCATTCTAA